One segment of Proteus appendicitidis DNA contains the following:
- the rlmD gene encoding 23S rRNA (uracil(1939)-C(5))-methyltransferase RlmD has translation MVQFYSPKKRPVKKQVTTLEVTASALDANGQGIAHAEGKTIFVKGLLPQETARIRLTEEKRQFAKGEVIKRLTTSEQRIAPHCEYYERCGGCQQQHVPIALQRTTKAGVLSHLIKRETGVIISAEPVIAGAEYGYRRRARLGLRYQPEKGLVMGFRQERSNDLVMIKKCPVLKPQLNDLLSPLWTCLKNLISVRDLGHVEMVLADNGPLVILRHLSPLPESDKQSLRDFSQTHQVTMYLAGDNSEIARLTSIEKEPFYQIEGLNLRFAPTDFIQVNDEINPKMVAQAINWLDLSPEDRVLDLFCGMGNFTLPIAKRVSEVVGIEGVPALVEMAKQNAELNQLGNAHFWHADLSADFSAMSWAKEGFNKVLLDPARAGALEVMSHIVKLSAEKIVYVSCNPTTLARDSKILLDSGYRLISLKMLDMFPQTGHLESMALFSRK, from the coding sequence ATGGTGCAGTTTTATTCCCCTAAAAAACGTCCTGTGAAAAAACAGGTAACAACTCTGGAAGTGACCGCCAGTGCATTGGATGCAAATGGTCAAGGTATTGCTCACGCTGAGGGCAAAACGATTTTTGTAAAAGGACTACTCCCACAAGAAACTGCTCGTATTCGTTTAACAGAAGAAAAGCGCCAGTTTGCTAAAGGCGAAGTTATTAAGCGTTTGACTACCAGTGAACAGCGTATAGCGCCTCATTGTGAATATTATGAGCGTTGTGGCGGGTGTCAGCAGCAGCATGTGCCCATTGCGCTACAGCGCACAACCAAAGCCGGTGTGTTATCGCACCTTATTAAGCGTGAAACGGGGGTGATTATTTCAGCAGAGCCTGTGATTGCGGGGGCTGAATATGGTTATCGTCGTAGAGCAAGATTGGGATTACGTTATCAACCTGAAAAAGGGTTGGTGATGGGGTTTCGTCAAGAGCGCTCTAATGATTTGGTCATGATAAAAAAATGCCCAGTATTAAAGCCACAGCTCAATGATTTATTGTCTCCGCTTTGGACATGCCTTAAAAATTTAATATCAGTACGTGATTTAGGGCATGTTGAAATGGTGCTCGCTGATAATGGTCCACTGGTTATTTTACGCCATTTATCGCCATTGCCTGAGAGTGATAAACAGAGTTTGCGTGATTTCTCTCAAACTCATCAAGTTACGATGTATCTTGCAGGTGATAATAGCGAGATAGCACGATTAACTTCAATTGAGAAGGAACCCTTCTATCAAATAGAAGGTCTTAATTTACGTTTTGCACCCACTGATTTTATTCAAGTGAATGATGAAATAAATCCTAAGATGGTTGCTCAAGCCATTAATTGGCTTGATTTATCGCCAGAAGATCGCGTATTAGATCTGTTTTGCGGTATGGGAAATTTTACCTTACCTATCGCAAAACGCGTGAGTGAAGTGGTGGGTATAGAAGGTGTACCCGCACTGGTTGAAATGGCGAAACAGAATGCAGAACTGAACCAATTAGGTAATGCGCATTTTTGGCATGCAGATTTATCGGCTGATTTTTCTGCGATGTCGTGGGCGAAAGAAGGGTTTAACAAAGTGTTGTTAGATCCTGCAAGGGCAGGGGCTTTGGAGGTAATGTCACATATTGTGAAGTTATCCGCAGAAAAAATCGTGTATGTCTCCTGTAATCCGACCACGTTAGCCAGAGATAGTAAGATATTATTAGATTCTGGATATCGGCTAATCAGTTTAAAAATGTTGGATATGTTTCCACAAACGGGTCATCTGGAATCAATGGCACTGTTTAGTCGAAAATAA
- the mtnN gene encoding 5'-methylthioadenosine/S-adenosylhomocysteine nucleosidase → MRVGVIGAMEQEVTLLREKIEDCQILSRGGCEIYTGTINGVDVALLKSGIGKVAAAIGTTLLLEHFRPDVVINTGSAGGLDSRLNVGDIVVSTEVRYHDADVTAFGYEPGQMAQCPPAFIAEPKLVQIAEECIESLKLNAVRGLICSGDAFINGAEPLARIRRTFPEVAAVEMESTAIGHVCHQFSTPFVVVRAISDVADKESHLSFDEFLSVAAEQSSLMVTAMLDKLKN, encoded by the coding sequence ATGAGAGTTGGCGTAATAGGTGCAATGGAGCAAGAAGTCACACTTCTGCGTGAGAAAATTGAAGATTGCCAAATCTTATCTCGTGGCGGTTGTGAAATCTATACAGGCACAATCAACGGTGTTGATGTTGCATTATTAAAATCAGGTATTGGTAAAGTTGCGGCTGCAATTGGCACAACATTATTACTTGAGCATTTTCGCCCTGATGTTGTTATCAATACTGGTTCAGCAGGTGGTTTAGACTCAAGATTAAATGTCGGTGATATCGTTGTTTCAACGGAAGTTCGCTATCACGATGCTGATGTTACTGCGTTTGGTTATGAACCAGGTCAAATGGCACAATGCCCTCCTGCTTTTATTGCTGAGCCTAAACTTGTTCAAATAGCAGAAGAATGTATTGAATCACTAAAATTAAATGCTGTTCGTGGTTTAATTTGCAGTGGTGATGCATTTATTAATGGTGCGGAACCTTTAGCCCGTATCCGTCGCACATTCCCAGAGGTTGCAGCCGTAGAAATGGAATCAACCGCAATTGGTCATGTTTGCCATCAGTTCAGCACACCATTTGTTGTGGTTCGTGCTATTTCTGATGTAGCCGATAAAGAATCACACTTAAGTTTTGATGAGTTTTTATCTGTTGCCGCAGAGCAATCAAGCTTAATGGTGACAGCGATGTTGGATAAATTAAAAAACTAA
- a CDS encoding Hcp family type VI secretion system effector — MPTPCYLSIEGITQGNITAGAFTAESVGNIYVQGHENEMLVQAFSHVVTVPTDPQSGQPSGQRAHKPFCFTVALNKAVPLLYNALASGEMLPKITLKWFRTSVEGKQEHFFTTMLTDATIVNIDCQMPHCQDPTKSDFTQLIEVSISYRKINWEHTVAGTSGSDDWRAPLEG, encoded by the coding sequence ATGCCAACTCCATGCTATCTCTCTATTGAAGGAATAACCCAAGGCAACATTACTGCGGGGGCATTTACTGCTGAATCAGTAGGAAATATTTATGTTCAAGGTCATGAAAATGAAATGCTGGTGCAAGCATTTTCTCATGTTGTGACAGTACCGACTGATCCACAATCGGGTCAGCCTTCTGGTCAACGCGCTCATAAACCTTTCTGTTTTACTGTGGCGTTAAACAAAGCAGTTCCTCTGCTGTATAACGCCTTAGCCTCTGGCGAAATGCTGCCAAAAATCACCTTAAAATGGTTTCGCACCTCGGTTGAAGGAAAGCAAGAGCATTTCTTCACCACCATGTTAACCGATGCGACCATCGTGAATATCGATTGCCAAATGCCTCACTGCCAAGATCCGACTAAATCTGACTTTACTCAATTGATCGAAGTGTCTATTTCTTATCGCAAAATTAATTGGGAACATACAGTTGCAGGGACTTCAGGCTCTGACGACTGGCGTGCGCCACTCGAAGGTTAA
- the relA gene encoding GTP diphosphokinase has protein sequence MVAVRSAHLTPAGEFAVDKWVNSLNLTHVNAGSEIMQTWEYCHRTVQGREDAELLLWRGVEMVELLSTLSMDKDSMRAALLFPLAEENLIDQEIVTEHFGDAIWSLVRGVMEMDAIRQLKATHTNETSSVQVDNVRRMLLSMVEDFRCVVIKLSERIAHLREVKDATEDERVLAAKECFNIYAPLANRLGIGQLKWELEDFCFRYLHPDEYKKIASLLHERRIDREQYIDNFVSTVRGYMKEENVNVDIYGRPKHIYSIWRKMKKKNLAFDELFDVRAVRIVVERLQDCYAALGIVHTHFRHLPDEFDDYVANPKPNGYQSIHTVVLGPEGKTVEIQIRTRQMHEDAELGVAAHWKYKEGATGAATKGGTGSYENRIAWLRKLIAWQEEMADSGEMLDEVRSQVFDDRVYVFTPKGDVVDLPAGSTPLDFAYHIHSDVGHRCIGAKIGGRIVPFSYQLQMGDQIEVITQKHPNPSRDWLNPNLGYVTTSRGRAKIHNWFRKQDRDKNILAGRQILDNELAHMDINMKEAEKLLIARYNVHSVDEVLAGIGVGDIRINQLVNFIQSKLNKATAEDEDKEALRTLENKTPAPRTTGSGGSIVVEGVGNLMHHIARCCQPIPGDNIVGFITKGRGISIHRADCEQLAELLSHAPERIVDAVWGENYSSGYSLVVRVVANDRSGLLRDITTILANEKVNVLGVSSRSDVKQQIATIDMNIEIYNLQVLGRILAKLNQLPDVIEAKRFSH, from the coding sequence ATGGTTGCAGTAAGAAGTGCTCACTTAACACCTGCAGGAGAGTTTGCTGTTGATAAATGGGTCAACAGCTTGAACTTAACCCATGTCAATGCGGGTAGTGAAATCATGCAAACCTGGGAATACTGCCATCGTACTGTTCAAGGGCGTGAAGATGCCGAACTGCTATTGTGGCGTGGTGTTGAAATGGTGGAGCTTCTTTCGACATTAAGCATGGACAAAGACAGCATGAGGGCAGCGCTTCTTTTCCCCCTTGCTGAAGAAAATCTTATTGATCAGGAAATCGTCACTGAACATTTTGGTGATGCGATTTGGAGCTTAGTACGTGGTGTAATGGAAATGGATGCCATACGCCAGTTAAAAGCAACGCATACCAATGAAACAAGCTCTGTTCAGGTGGATAATGTTCGCCGAATGTTGTTATCTATGGTGGAAGATTTCCGTTGTGTGGTCATCAAACTTTCAGAGCGTATTGCCCATTTACGCGAAGTGAAAGATGCCACAGAAGATGAGCGCGTACTGGCAGCAAAAGAGTGTTTTAATATTTATGCACCATTAGCCAACCGATTGGGTATTGGTCAATTAAAATGGGAATTAGAAGATTTCTGCTTCCGCTATCTTCATCCTGATGAATACAAAAAAATAGCCAGCTTACTTCATGAGCGTCGTATCGACCGTGAACAGTATATTGATAATTTTGTCAGTACAGTGCGCGGTTATATGAAAGAAGAGAATGTTAATGTAGATATCTATGGACGTCCCAAACATATCTATAGTATCTGGCGCAAAATGAAGAAAAAAAATCTCGCATTTGATGAGTTATTTGATGTGAGAGCGGTACGTATTGTTGTTGAGCGTCTTCAAGACTGTTATGCCGCATTAGGGATTGTGCATACTCATTTCCGTCATTTACCTGATGAATTCGATGATTACGTCGCAAACCCAAAACCCAATGGTTATCAATCTATTCATACCGTTGTGTTAGGACCTGAAGGTAAAACGGTTGAAATTCAAATACGTACTCGCCAAATGCATGAAGATGCAGAATTGGGTGTGGCTGCGCACTGGAAATATAAAGAAGGTGCAACAGGCGCTGCGACGAAAGGCGGTACAGGCAGTTATGAAAACCGTATTGCATGGTTACGTAAACTGATTGCATGGCAAGAAGAGATGGCGGATTCTGGCGAAATGCTGGATGAAGTTCGTAGCCAAGTCTTTGATGATAGGGTTTACGTCTTTACGCCAAAAGGTGATGTTGTTGATTTACCGGCAGGTTCAACACCGCTTGATTTTGCTTATCATATCCATAGTGATGTGGGGCACCGTTGTATTGGGGCAAAAATTGGTGGGCGTATTGTGCCATTTAGCTATCAATTACAGATGGGCGACCAAATTGAAGTTATTACGCAAAAACATCCAAATCCAAGTCGCGATTGGTTAAATCCTAACTTAGGTTATGTCACGACAAGCCGTGGACGTGCGAAAATTCATAATTGGTTCCGTAAGCAAGATCGCGATAAAAATATTCTTGCGGGGCGTCAGATCTTAGATAACGAATTGGCGCATATGGATATCAACATGAAAGAAGCAGAAAAACTGCTGATCGCACGTTATAACGTTCATAGTGTTGATGAAGTATTAGCAGGTATTGGTGTCGGTGATATTCGAATCAACCAATTAGTGAACTTTATTCAAAGCAAATTGAATAAAGCCACTGCAGAAGATGAAGATAAAGAGGCACTGCGCACGCTCGAAAACAAAACGCCAGCACCAAGAACCACAGGGTCTGGTGGAAGCATTGTTGTCGAAGGTGTGGGTAACTTAATGCACCATATTGCGCGTTGTTGCCAGCCTATTCCGGGTGACAATATTGTCGGCTTTATTACTAAAGGTCGTGGTATTTCGATTCACCGTGCTGACTGTGAGCAACTGGCTGAATTACTTTCTCATGCACCAGAGCGTATTGTTGATGCGGTATGGGGAGAAAATTACTCCAGCGGTTATTCATTGGTAGTACGTGTTGTAGCGAATGATCGTAGTGGGTTATTACGTGATATCACGACAATTTTAGCCAATGAAAAAGTAAACGTACTTGGTGTGAGTAGCCGTAGCGATGTGAAGCAACAAATTGCGACAATCGATATGAATATTGAGATTTATAATCTCCAAGTATTAGGTCGTATTTTGGCAAAACTTAATCAGTTGCCAGATGTGATAGAGGCGAAACGCTTTTCTCACTAA
- the dgt gene encoding dGTPase produces MIDFKLKLNYQRKYNSSDIDINDEVQVSRQFESDRGRIINSAAIRRLQQKTQVFPLEQNSAVRSRLTHSLEVQQIGRYIAKQIIGELKKQNKLEEYGLSDRIDSLESLIEMACLMHDIGNPPFGHFGEAAIKHWFEKVLSPEATAEFDSCPFIPMQYSAKVQLNELRQTLRQDLCQFEGNAQAIRMAHHLLKLNLTYAQIGCVLKYTRPAYWQGEVPKEYSYLMKKPGYYWSELAFVKEVQEKLDMGEFCRFPLTYIMEAADDISYCIADLDDAVEKGIFDINRLVQLLRDVWRENGDVAEGDLFDITVGRAYKKVDQNEAKRSMQDQFFMYLRVYITGKLVPYTAYRFIKNLPQVYEGRFNHALLEGNSAEHRLLTTLKSVAKKWVFSHPEVEELEMKGYRVISGLLDIYKPLLLLSTEDFLRLHKYNEHPKYVIETRLYHKLSVKHKLAYNEMLEKLDDINTERGKILEFYYRTRLIQDYISGMTDHYAYEEYRKLMVCD; encoded by the coding sequence ATGATCGATTTTAAGCTGAAGTTAAATTATCAACGCAAATATAACAGCAGTGATATCGATATTAACGATGAAGTACAGGTTTCTCGTCAGTTTGAAAGTGATCGTGGACGTATTATTAACTCAGCCGCTATTCGTCGTTTACAACAAAAAACACAAGTCTTTCCCCTAGAGCAAAATTCTGCTGTACGTAGCCGTCTTACTCATTCTCTTGAAGTTCAACAAATTGGGCGTTATATCGCTAAGCAAATTATTGGTGAATTAAAAAAACAAAATAAGCTTGAAGAATATGGTTTAAGTGATCGTATTGATAGTTTAGAAAGCTTAATTGAGATGGCGTGTTTAATGCACGATATTGGTAATCCACCGTTTGGTCATTTTGGTGAAGCCGCGATTAAGCATTGGTTTGAAAAAGTATTATCACCAGAGGCGACAGCCGAATTTGACAGTTGTCCTTTTATTCCTATGCAGTATTCAGCTAAAGTGCAATTAAATGAATTGCGACAAACTTTACGCCAAGATTTATGCCAGTTTGAAGGAAATGCTCAAGCTATTCGGATGGCGCACCATCTTCTTAAATTGAATTTAACCTATGCGCAAATTGGCTGTGTATTAAAATATACCCGACCTGCTTATTGGCAAGGTGAAGTCCCCAAAGAATATAGCTATTTAATGAAAAAACCAGGGTATTACTGGTCTGAATTAGCATTTGTAAAAGAAGTACAAGAAAAATTAGATATGGGCGAATTTTGTCGCTTTCCTCTTACTTATATTATGGAAGCTGCCGACGACATCTCTTATTGCATTGCAGATTTAGATGATGCGGTAGAAAAGGGAATTTTTGATATCAACCGTCTTGTTCAGCTTTTACGTGATGTATGGCGTGAAAATGGTGATGTAGCCGAAGGTGATTTATTCGATATTACTGTGGGTCGTGCTTATAAAAAAGTCGATCAAAATGAAGCTAAACGCAGTATGCAAGATCAGTTTTTTATGTATTTACGAGTTTATATTACAGGAAAATTAGTTCCTTATACGGCGTACCGTTTTATAAAAAATTTACCACAAGTGTATGAAGGTCGCTTTAATCATGCCTTGCTTGAAGGAAATAGTGCGGAGCATCGTTTATTAACGACATTAAAAAGTGTTGCTAAAAAATGGGTATTTAGCCATCCTGAGGTTGAAGAGCTTGAAATGAAAGGATATCGCGTGATCAGTGGATTACTTGATATCTATAAGCCCTTGCTTTTATTATCAACTGAAGATTTTTTAAGATTGCATAAATATAACGAACATCCTAAATATGTTATTGAGACGCGTTTATATCATAAGCTTTCTGTTAAACATAAACTGGCTTATAACGAGATGTTAGAAAAGCTAGATGATATAAATACTGAAAGAGGAAAAATTTTAGAGTTTTATTATCGAACAAGATTAATTCAAGATTATATCAGTGGAATGACTGATCATTATGCTTATGAAGAATATAGGAAATTAATGGTTTGTGATTAA
- a CDS encoding colicin E1 family microcin immunity protein: MKITKQYYIKNMCWGWFIGALFLYSCLEYELKYESLILLISISGIGLYPLAKWGIEYFFLQFTTREFWNRGLFLDTAGKAGGLALYSFIVFLLSIPITIIFILFVLVKRLFL, from the coding sequence ATGAAGATAACTAAACAATATTATATTAAGAATATGTGTTGGGGATGGTTTATTGGCGCTCTATTTTTATACTCTTGCTTAGAGTATGAGTTGAAGTATGAAAGTCTAATATTGTTAATTAGTATTTCTGGTATTGGATTATATCCGTTGGCTAAATGGGGGATTGAATATTTTTTTCTTCAATTTACTACTAGAGAATTTTGGAATCGAGGACTATTTTTAGATACAGCTGGTAAAGCTGGTGGTTTAGCTTTATATAGTTTCATCGTGTTTTTATTATCTATACCAATTACAATAATTTTTATATTATTTGTGTTAGTGAAAAGGTTGTTCCTCTAA
- the erpA gene encoding iron-sulfur cluster insertion protein ErpA produces MSDDMALPLQFTDAAANKVKDLIADEENPNLRLRVYITGGGCSGFQYGFTFDDAMNEGDMTIEKQGVALVVDPMSLQYLVGGCVDYTEGLEGSRFIVTNPNAKSTCGCGSSFSI; encoded by the coding sequence ATGAGTGATGATATGGCTCTGCCGTTACAATTTACTGACGCGGCTGCAAATAAAGTAAAAGATCTGATTGCAGATGAAGAAAATCCAAATCTGCGTTTACGTGTTTATATCACGGGTGGCGGCTGTAGCGGATTCCAGTATGGTTTTACCTTTGATGATGCAATGAATGAAGGTGATATGACCATAGAAAAACAAGGTGTTGCTTTAGTGGTTGATCCTATGAGCTTGCAGTATTTAGTAGGCGGTTGTGTGGATTATACTGAAGGGTTAGAGGGTTCGCGTTTTATCGTGACTAATCCTAATGCTAAGAGTACCTGTGGTTGCGGCTCTTCTTTCAGTATCTGA
- the hemL gene encoding glutamate-1-semialdehyde 2,1-aminomutase translates to MSKSETLYNLAQQVIPGGVNSPVRAFNGVGGTPLFIERANGAYIYDVDGRAYLDYVGSWGPMVLGHNHPSIRHAVTDAVQKGLSFGAPTAAEVEMANLVTELVPSMDMVRMVNSGTEATMSAIRLARGYTGRDKIIKFEGCYHGHADCLLVKAGSGALTMGQPNSPGVPADFVKHTLTCTYNDLNSVRQAFENYPDEVACIIVEPVAGNMNCVPPKADFLPGLRALCDEFGALLIIDEVMTGFRVALGGAQAYYDVDPDLTCLGKIIGGGMPVGAFGGHMEVMSKLAPIGPVYQAGTLSGNPIAMAAGLACLHEVSQPGVHQTLDELTTMLADGLLEKAQQAGIPMVINHVGGMFGLFFTDAKEVTCYQDVMNCDVERFKQFFHLMLEKRVYLAPSAFEAGFMSIAHTKEDIQRTIDAAEYAFGKMKG, encoded by the coding sequence ATGAGCAAGTCTGAAACGCTTTATAATCTCGCACAACAAGTGATCCCCGGCGGCGTCAACTCACCTGTTAGAGCATTTAACGGTGTAGGTGGAACCCCTCTTTTTATTGAACGTGCTAATGGTGCGTATATTTATGATGTTGATGGACGAGCTTACCTTGACTATGTCGGCTCCTGGGGACCGATGGTTTTAGGTCACAATCACCCTTCCATTCGTCATGCAGTCACTGATGCTGTACAAAAAGGTCTAAGTTTTGGCGCACCAACAGCCGCTGAAGTTGAAATGGCAAACCTAGTGACAGAATTAGTGCCATCCATGGATATGGTTCGTATGGTGAACTCAGGCACAGAAGCCACAATGAGCGCTATCCGCCTTGCTCGTGGTTATACGGGTCGTGACAAAATTATTAAATTTGAAGGGTGTTATCACGGTCATGCGGACTGCCTATTAGTAAAAGCAGGCTCTGGTGCATTAACTATGGGACAACCAAATTCACCGGGCGTACCGGCTGATTTTGTCAAACACACCTTAACTTGTACTTACAACGATTTAAACTCTGTACGCCAAGCATTTGAAAACTATCCAGATGAAGTTGCTTGTATCATTGTTGAACCTGTTGCAGGCAATATGAACTGCGTTCCACCAAAAGCGGACTTCTTACCGGGTTTACGTGCCTTATGTGATGAATTTGGTGCTTTACTCATTATTGATGAAGTGATGACCGGTTTTCGCGTGGCACTAGGCGGCGCACAAGCTTATTACGATGTTGATCCTGACTTAACGTGCTTAGGTAAAATCATCGGGGGCGGTATGCCTGTAGGTGCATTTGGTGGACATATGGAAGTGATGTCTAAACTCGCGCCAATTGGCCCAGTTTATCAAGCTGGTACTTTATCGGGTAACCCTATTGCAATGGCTGCAGGTCTAGCCTGCTTACACGAAGTCTCACAACCAGGTGTTCATCAAACATTAGATGAACTAACCACAATGCTAGCTGATGGTTTACTTGAAAAAGCACAACAAGCTGGTATTCCAATGGTTATCAACCATGTTGGTGGTATGTTTGGTCTGTTCTTTACAGATGCAAAAGAAGTAACTTGCTATCAAGATGTGATGAATTGTGATGTTGAGCGCTTTAAGCAATTCTTCCACTTAATGTTAGAAAAACGCGTCTACCTTGCACCTTCTGCATTTGAAGCGGGCTTTATGTCTATCGCTCATACCAAAGAAGATATTCAACGCACTATTGATGCAGCAGAATATGCTTTTGGAAAAATGAAAGGCTAG
- a CDS encoding colicin-like pore-forming protein encodes MSENIIQFSSLTVTPHSAYIPEYAFNNGFSFNQATNIICNNFIQDKKQECPVCGKKNCPEFKNECKSYLKQKTELALKKALRMRPYGRALMHRSNEFNESSPLLLLNMEENNIPLNNENIGRIFEADLNLSRMFYQKMNYINGFLFDIHFSPHPDPMLQNIGEKFGEYSRWLPSVRLALHALYADKGADNINNFPEMQKYIREQDFKSACQNFHKNMTFTRRNFQIADILAQQANKKEQTNDDFKQLHDSIKFTADFYKEVFNAYGDKARKLAESLAQQARGKTIRNVDDALKAYEKYKADINRRINAKDRKAIATALESIKLDDIAQKLKKFSNGMFFVSKALDVKDLSIELIKATETDNWRPFFVKAETIFVGMAATSVAGFTFSVLLGGPIGVLGYGLLIASIGALIDNDLIEKANNLIGI; translated from the coding sequence ATGAGTGAAAATATAATTCAATTTAGTTCATTAACTGTAACGCCACATAGTGCTTATATTCCTGAGTATGCTTTTAATAATGGTTTTTCTTTTAATCAAGCTACAAATATTATTTGTAATAATTTTATACAGGATAAAAAACAAGAATGCCCTGTTTGCGGAAAGAAAAATTGCCCTGAGTTTAAAAATGAATGTAAATCTTACTTAAAACAGAAAACTGAATTAGCATTAAAAAAAGCATTAAGAATGCGACCCTATGGCCGTGCTTTAATGCATAGATCAAACGAGTTTAATGAAAGTTCTCCATTGCTATTATTAAATATGGAAGAAAATAACATTCCATTAAATAATGAAAATATAGGTCGTATATTTGAAGCAGATCTGAATCTAAGTAGAATGTTTTACCAAAAAATGAACTATATAAATGGTTTTCTTTTTGATATTCATTTTAGTCCTCATCCAGACCCTATGTTACAAAATATAGGTGAAAAATTTGGGGAATATTCCCGCTGGTTACCCTCAGTTAGATTAGCTTTACATGCCTTATATGCAGATAAAGGTGCAGACAATATAAATAATTTCCCTGAGATGCAAAAATATATCAGAGAACAAGATTTTAAATCTGCATGCCAAAATTTCCACAAGAATATGACGTTTACACGTCGTAATTTCCAAATTGCTGATATTTTAGCTCAACAAGCAAATAAAAAAGAACAAACAAACGATGATTTTAAGCAGTTGCATGATTCAATAAAGTTTACTGCTGATTTTTATAAAGAAGTGTTTAATGCTTATGGTGATAAAGCAAGAAAATTAGCGGAGTCTTTAGCACAACAAGCCAGAGGAAAAACCATCCGTAACGTTGATGATGCGCTAAAAGCTTACGAAAAATACAAAGCGGATATCAATAGAAGAATTAATGCCAAAGATCGTAAAGCTATTGCAACTGCATTGGAATCGATCAAACTCGATGATATAGCTCAAAAATTAAAAAAATTTAGTAATGGTATGTTTTTTGTGAGTAAAGCTCTTGACGTCAAAGATCTATCGATAGAGTTAATAAAAGCAACAGAAACAGATAATTGGCGTCCATTTTTTGTTAAAGCAGAGACTATATTTGTAGGAATGGCGGCTACATCTGTAGCAGGATTTACATTTAGTGTACTTCTAGGTGGTCCCATAGGGGTATTAGGATATGGATTGCTTATAGCAAGTATTGGAGCATTGATTGATAACGACTTAATTGAAAAAGCCAATAATTTGATTGGTATTTAA
- the btuF gene encoding vitamin B12 ABC transporter substrate-binding protein BtuF, whose amino-acid sequence MRLFINLGLLLCSLFCFNFAIAITPADRVITLSPSATEMAYAAGMGDNIVGVSAYSDYPEDAKNIEQVANWQGINIERILLLKPDLVIAWQGGNPQRSLDQLKALGISIIYSDPQSIEEIADDLITLSNYSHHPDIALKSAQQLRQQYQALQQKYASNISNQTKKKVFIQFGMQPLFTTSNSTLQSHITALCGGENIFANSPVAWPQVSREQVLTKQPDLIIFSGKADQIPTVQAFWQPHLTVPVIAIDEDSFSRPTPRIINAAQQICEAIATNN is encoded by the coding sequence ATGCGTTTATTTATCAATCTTGGGTTATTACTCTGTTCATTATTTTGCTTCAATTTTGCCATTGCTATCACGCCTGCTGATCGTGTTATTACACTATCGCCATCAGCCACTGAAATGGCTTATGCTGCGGGCATGGGTGATAATATTGTCGGAGTTAGTGCTTACTCTGATTATCCAGAGGATGCCAAAAATATTGAACAGGTTGCCAATTGGCAGGGGATTAATATTGAGCGCATTCTATTATTAAAGCCTGATTTAGTCATTGCATGGCAAGGCGGTAATCCACAACGGTCGTTAGATCAGTTAAAAGCTTTGGGTATTTCTATCATTTATTCTGATCCACAAAGTATTGAAGAAATCGCAGACGATCTTATTACGCTTTCCAATTATAGCCATCATCCTGATATAGCATTAAAAAGCGCCCAACAATTGCGCCAGCAATATCAAGCATTACAGCAAAAATATGCATCAAATATATCGAATCAAACCAAGAAAAAAGTCTTTATCCAATTTGGGATGCAACCATTATTTACCACATCAAATAGCACATTACAGAGCCATATTACCGCGCTTTGCGGTGGAGAGAATATCTTTGCTAACAGCCCAGTAGCATGGCCTCAAGTAAGTCGTGAGCAAGTACTTACAAAGCAACCTGATTTGATTATATTCAGTGGTAAAGCAGATCAAATACCTACTGTACAAGCGTTTTGGCAACCTCATCTTACTGTTCCAGTTATTGCTATTGATGAAGACAGTTTTAGTCGCCCTACACCACGTATTATTAATGCAGCACAGCAAATTTGTGAGGCGATAGCAACAAACAATTAG